The Terriglobia bacterium genome includes the window AGTTCAGGGGAGCCTTGGTCGCGGCTAGAACCTCCGGATCGTCGCGGTCGGGGCTTTCATACGCCGAGATGAAAAACAGCTGCCGGGAATCCGGCGCCCAGGCGAAATCAAGCACGGGAAAATCAAGGAGCCGCTTCTGGTTGCCGCCCGTTGCATCCATTGTGTACAGAAGATACTGATAGGGGAGGCGGTACCTTTTCAGGATCTCCGCGTCCTGGGTGCGCGCGGTGAAGAAGGCGATCTTCTTCCCGTCGCGCGACCATGAGGCAAACCGGAGTTGTGCCATCTGATCGGGCGCGAGAAGCTTGGACCCGGTGGTATCGGAGTTCATGGTAAAAATGCCGAATTGCCCGGTGCGGCTCGGCGTGAACGCGATTTTGTAACCTCCCGATCCGCCTGGCGTCTGGGAACAAGCCGTGCACAGGATAAACACCCAAGGAGCAATCCGTGAACCGAGTTTCATCACTCTCCCCGCACAATAAAGAAGCTGGCATCATTCCACATTTTGCAGCGCCCCACATTCCCGTCGCGAGGGTTCTGACTGCAAATAGATTAGTTTCATTATAAGTGAAAAAACTCCCACCGGTTGCGGAATTCCCTGGCGGCCATTGCTCGCCGGCTTTGTCGTAGTCGCGGCGGCGGTGCATACTTGATGAATGGGCTGTGCAGGACGGCGGCCGGATGCCGGCCTCCTTGCTGCCTGAGGAGGGAGAAATGAAAAAGATTGGTGTCCTTGGCTCCGGAACCGTCGGCGAGGTTCTTGCCGATGGACTGCTCAAACATGGCTACGAGGTAATGCGCGGCTCCCGCGACCCGGGCAAACTCGCGGACTGGAAAAAGCGCGCCGGCTCCCGCGCGCGCACGGGAACCTTCGCCGAGACTGCGCGCTTCGGCGAACTCATCATGCTGGCCGTGAAGGGATCAGCCGCGGAGTCGGTCCTCGACCAGTGCGACGCCGCCGCCCTGGCGGGCAAAACCGTGATTGACGCCACCAATCCCATCGCCGACAAACCGCCCGTGAACGGCGTACTCTCGTTTTTCACGGGCACGAACGAATCGCTGATGGAGAGGCTCCAGCACAGAATCCCCACGGCCCGCTTCGTCAAGGCCTTTTCCTGCGTCGGGAACGCCTTTATGGTGAATCCCGATTTCGCCGGTGTTCGCCCGACCATGTTTATCTGCGGCCATGACGCCGGTGCCAAGGAGGAAGCCGGGGAGATCCTCGATCGCTTTGGATGGGACGTCGAAGACATGGGGGAAATCGAAGCGGCGCGAGCCATAGAGCCCCTGTGCATGCTCTGGTGCATACCGGGCCTGCGCGAGGACCGCTGGAACCACGCGTTCAAGCTTTTGAGGAAGTGAGCGGCTCCGGATCCGGATCTGCAGTGGATTTTGACCTGCTGTCTCCACTACTGACATAAAATTCGGACTCGCCCGTCGCGTACGAAGGGGTTGAGACGGTGAACAGAGTGGTCGGGGTACTTTTTTTCGTCTTCGTTCCGTTGACGGCCCATTGCCGGCAGTTTGCCACCGACCCAATCGAGCCCGAGTCATGCAGGCACGCACCCGGATGCCCTGCGTTCAGGTTGCAGGGCTGCAACGGTGGGTGGGACTCGTCGGGAATCGGTTCGGGTGCGGCCAGGCAGGTGTTGTTTTGGGATGCATGCGGCACGGCAGGCGTTTGGCCGCGCCCGGGGGCGCAATCCGCATCCACCCGACCTGCCCGGCCCAGGCCCCAGAGGCCGCATTTGATCGAGTTGAGCGCCGCGAACTGGCGGCCGCTTACCCCTCAGGAGAAGCGCAGCCTGTTCGTGCGCGACCTGTATAATTGGGAAACCCACCTCTCCCTGATCCTGGACGCCGGCTTCTCCCTTGCCATTGGAGACCGCTCGTATCTGGGTGGGGGCGCCGCCGGCCTGGCCCGGAGGGATGGCCTCAATATCGCCGACGAGGTCAATTTCACCTTTTTCAATGCCTACCTGTTCCCGGCCATTTTCCACCAGGACCCCCGTTATATTCCGCTCGACCATGGCACCCGCGGCGCGCGGCTTGGCTACGCGTTGAGCCGGGTCGTTATCACCCGGTCCGATTCGGGCAGGTCCGAGTTCAACAGATCCAAGATCGTGGGCACGGTCCTTGCCACATCACTCTCGAGCGCCTATTACGCCGCCGCCGGTGCCGATGTGGGGGTTGGCGGGAATTTCGCCAGCATGGGAATCAACCTGGCGTCGGATGCCGCGTTCGACGTGCTCAAGGAGTTCTGGCCCGATGTGGCGCGCAAACTCAAGATGAGCGTCTGGATCAGGAATCTGGTCCGGGCCGCCCTCCGGGATTCAATTCGTGTGAGTTAAGGAGAGGGAAGAGGATGGACCGTTCATGACTGCCTCATCAGGCAATTCCAATCATTGCAGCCTGGCGTATTCGGCTTTGGCTTCCTTCAGGATCGGGATGTCGGGATCTGCGTCCATCCAGAGTTTGAGGAAATCCTGGTA containing:
- a CDS encoding NAD(P)-binding domain-containing protein produces the protein MPASLLPEEGEMKKIGVLGSGTVGEVLADGLLKHGYEVMRGSRDPGKLADWKKRAGSRARTGTFAETARFGELIMLAVKGSAAESVLDQCDAAALAGKTVIDATNPIADKPPVNGVLSFFTGTNESLMERLQHRIPTARFVKAFSCVGNAFMVNPDFAGVRPTMFICGHDAGAKEEAGEILDRFGWDVEDMGEIEAARAIEPLCMLWCIPGLREDRWNHAFKLLRK